A single window of Deltaproteobacteria bacterium DNA harbors:
- the rapZ gene encoding RNase adapter RapZ has protein sequence MIVIVTGLSGSGKSTAIKAFEDLGFFCVDNLPVLLLPDFLALRQQGSEDLRYIALGMDIRERRFLESYPQIFSELYQKGAHLEILFLEASNEVLQRRFSQTRRRHPLAGIDTVLEGIEAERRLLLDLKRMATRVLDTSNTSVHELKRLVSRLYSFRPDLEGLHVHLLSFGFKYGVPPEADIVMDVRFLPNPFFVDDLRDLDGTGQPVIEFVCSREKSQVFLQRFTDLLFYLLPHYQEEGKNYLTIAIGCTGGKHRSVVIAGELAQRLAAEGYKVDVNHRDMKVEL, from the coding sequence CTGATTGTCATTGTCACCGGACTTTCTGGCTCGGGCAAGAGCACAGCCATAAAAGCGTTCGAGGATCTGGGCTTCTTTTGTGTGGACAATCTTCCTGTGCTGCTGCTGCCTGATTTTCTGGCCCTGCGCCAGCAGGGTTCTGAAGATTTGCGCTATATTGCTCTCGGTATGGATATCCGCGAGCGGCGTTTTCTCGAGAGCTATCCACAGATATTCAGCGAACTCTATCAGAAGGGAGCACACCTGGAGATTCTCTTCCTGGAGGCATCGAACGAGGTGCTGCAGCGCCGCTTCAGTCAAACTCGACGGAGGCATCCCCTGGCTGGCATAGACACGGTGCTCGAAGGAATAGAGGCCGAGCGTCGCCTTCTTCTGGATCTGAAGCGCATGGCTACCAGGGTGCTGGACACTTCCAACACCAGTGTGCACGAGTTGAAGCGGCTGGTGTCAAGGCTGTACAGTTTTCGTCCAGATCTAGAAGGCTTGCATGTCCACCTGCTCTCTTTTGGCTTCAAATATGGGGTGCCGCCTGAAGCAGACATTGTTATGGACGTGAGATTCCTGCCTAACCCATTCTTTGTGGACGATCTCAGGGATCTCGACGGCACCGGACAGCCAGTGATCGAATTCGTCTGCAGCAGGGAGAAGTCGCAGGTTTTCTTGCAGCGCTTCACCGATCTGCTCTTCTACCTTCTGCCGCACTACCAGGAAGAAGGGAAAAACTATCTTACCATTGCCATCGGCTGTACCGGCGGCAAACACCGTTCTGTGGTGATCGCCGGGGAGCTGGCACAGCGTCTGGCAGCCGAGGGCTACAAGGTGGACGTCAATCACCGAGATATGAAGGTGGAATTATAG
- a CDS encoding CBS domain-containing protein, translating to MLVSRRMSRNPVTISPEASIQEAITLMKTHSVRHLPVVNREDTLVGWVTDGDLRGVLIPSMIEELSIGDVMISNPITVSASEVLEKAALLITEHKIGGMPVLEDGKLVGVLTVVDILRAFIDIMGVLRSSSRIDVLVTDCRVEFQEVSRIIREHDGEIISVGILREEPTERIYSFRLQKCDIDRLKEALEAEGHRVVSATP from the coding sequence ATGCTGGTATCAAGACGGATGTCAAGAAATCCCGTCACCATTTCTCCGGAAGCTTCGATTCAGGAGGCGATCACCCTCATGAAGACTCACTCGGTCAGACACCTGCCAGTGGTGAACAGGGAGGACACTCTGGTTGGCTGGGTGACTGACGGAGATCTCCGGGGAGTCCTCATACCCTCCATGATCGAAGAATTGAGTATTGGCGATGTAATGATTTCCAACCCCATTACTGTATCAGCCTCTGAAGTCCTCGAAAAGGCGGCACTTCTCATCACTGAACACAAGATCGGCGGCATGCCTGTGCTGGAGGACGGCAAACTCGTTGGCGTCCTCACTGTAGTGGATATACTCAGGGCGTTCATAGACATCATGGGAGTATTGCGCTCGAGCTCGCGCATCGATGTGTTGGTAACGGACTGCCGGGTGGAATTTCAGGAAGTCTCTCGCATAATAAGAGAGCACGACGGCGAAATCATCAGTGTGGGTATTCTCCGCGAGGAGCCCACTGAGAGAATCTACTCGTTTCGTTTGCAGAAATGTGATATCGACCGACTCAAGGAGGCCCTGGAGGCCGAGGGACACAGGGTGGTGTCGGCAACTCCTTAG
- a CDS encoding HAD-IIIA family hydrolase, whose amino-acid sequence MKYLVGEQEVAARAARVRLLLLDVDGVLTDGTLFIHHDGRESKMFHAHDGLAIRLLQEGGIEVGILSGRRSEVVASRAEELGIRLVAQGTLYKTAAYEEMLQRCGLLEAEVAYVGDDLVDVPVLKRVGLAVAVANAAPEVISCCHLLTSRPGGRGAVRQVAELLLRAQDLWQRVTAPFLGQSPG is encoded by the coding sequence ATGAAGTACCTGGTAGGTGAGCAGGAGGTGGCAGCAAGAGCAGCCAGAGTGAGGCTGCTGTTGCTCGATGTGGACGGGGTGCTCACAGATGGCACTCTTTTCATCCACCACGACGGTCGGGAGAGCAAGATGTTTCACGCCCATGACGGCCTGGCCATCAGGCTGCTGCAGGAGGGCGGCATCGAAGTGGGCATTCTCAGCGGCAGACGCTCTGAGGTGGTGGCCAGCAGGGCAGAGGAATTGGGAATTCGCCTGGTGGCCCAGGGCACCCTCTACAAGACTGCCGCCTATGAGGAGATGCTCCAGCGGTGCGGACTGCTCGAGGCAGAGGTGGCCTATGTGGGAGATGACCTGGTGGACGTGCCCGTACTGAAAAGGGTGGGACTGGCCGTGGCAGTGGCCAACGCCGCCCCCGAAGTAATCTCGTGCTGTCATCTGCTGACGAGCCGCCCTGGTGGCCGGGGCGCGGTGCGTCAAGTGGCGGAACTTCTCCTCAGGGCCCAGGATCTCTGGCAGCGCGTCACAGCTCCCTTCCTTGGGCAAAGTCCTGGCTAG
- a CDS encoding acyl-CoA synthetase — protein sequence MGKIPENYLPPKDMWPEYIVPEEFADTPTELNLADFLLDRHVREGRGDNVAVKFMDKSITFAQLQQQVNKFGNALKEVGVEPQDRVGIRLVNSPQAIVAIFAIKKIGAIPVPTSPLWSGEEVAFVANNAEMKYFIVNAPLMAPVEDAKPNFEYGTKVIVIGGSPDEVKSAGNLVFEEMLEAGSAELEATMLDAGDIGVILYTSGTTGMPKGCVHFVRPAIIEAKMVNKYVYKMEPGDVLGGAAPVSFAAGFGTFALIPFVGGAAISLIPKFSPPDMLDLIQKHKITILTGLPTAYRALMKFPDFKNYDTSSVRLYTSGGDALGAETLEAWQKLTGQPIWEGLGGTEMLHLVTSNTMNPEPVPNSIGKALPGVLVRVVDADWNDCKPNDIGSMILKGPSGSLYWKPYVDNERLLNSQRKGVKNGWNQMGDAVYMREDGNIFFVSREDDMIKSSGYRIGPAEVEEAICKHPAVADAGVVGIPDPEKGQITKAFVVLKPGHEGSDAFFEELKEFLKQHIAIYKLPRAIEYVESLPRTPTGKLLR from the coding sequence ATGGGCAAAATACCAGAGAACTACCTACCGCCAAAAGATATGTGGCCTGAGTACATTGTTCCGGAGGAGTTTGCGGATACTCCAACTGAGCTGAACCTTGCCGATTTTCTCCTCGATCGGCATGTACGAGAAGGAAGGGGTGACAATGTTGCCGTCAAGTTTATGGACAAGTCCATCACCTTTGCCCAGCTGCAGCAGCAGGTGAACAAGTTCGGCAATGCCCTCAAAGAAGTGGGAGTAGAACCCCAAGACAGAGTCGGCATCAGACTGGTGAACTCGCCCCAGGCCATCGTGGCCATCTTCGCCATCAAGAAAATCGGTGCCATTCCCGTGCCCACTTCACCACTCTGGTCAGGCGAAGAAGTTGCCTTTGTGGCAAACAACGCCGAAATGAAGTATTTCATCGTCAACGCGCCCCTCATGGCACCCGTTGAAGACGCCAAGCCGAACTTCGAATACGGCACCAAGGTCATTGTCATCGGCGGCAGTCCGGACGAAGTCAAGTCTGCCGGCAACCTGGTCTTTGAAGAGATGCTCGAAGCCGGCTCTGCAGAACTCGAAGCCACCATGCTCGATGCCGGCGACATCGGCGTCATCCTCTACACCTCGGGAACCACCGGCATGCCCAAAGGATGTGTCCATTTTGTCCGGCCGGCCATTATCGAAGCCAAGATGGTAAACAAGTATGTCTACAAGATGGAGCCCGGCGACGTGCTCGGCGGAGCTGCCCCGGTCTCATTTGCTGCCGGCTTCGGCACCTTCGCTTTGATCCCGTTCGTGGGCGGCGCGGCCATTTCCCTCATTCCGAAATTCTCGCCTCCGGACATGTTGGATCTTATCCAGAAGCACAAGATTACCATTCTCACCGGCCTGCCCACAGCGTACAGGGCTCTGATGAAATTTCCTGACTTCAAGAACTACGATACCAGTTCTGTGCGCCTCTACACTTCGGGAGGCGACGCCCTGGGAGCCGAGACCCTGGAGGCCTGGCAAAAGTTGACCGGCCAGCCCATCTGGGAAGGTCTCGGCGGCACTGAGATGCTCCATCTGGTCACTTCCAACACCATGAACCCGGAGCCGGTTCCCAATTCCATCGGCAAGGCCCTGCCTGGAGTACTGGTGCGGGTGGTCGACGCCGACTGGAACGACTGCAAACCTAATGATATCGGCAGCATGATTCTCAAGGGTCCCTCGGGCAGCCTCTACTGGAAGCCCTATGTGGACAACGAGCGTCTGCTCAACTCACAACGCAAGGGTGTAAAGAACGGCTGGAATCAGATGGGGGACGCAGTTTACATGCGAGAAGACGGCAACATCTTCTTCGTCTCCCGCGAAGACGACATGATAAAGAGCTCTGGCTACCGCATCGGGCCTGCAGAGGTTGAAGAGGCCATCTGCAAGCATCCAGCAGTAGCTGATGCTGGCGTAGTGGGCATCCCGGACCCGGAAAAGGGTCAGATTACCAAAGCCTTTGTGGTGCTCAAGCCAGGCCACGAGGGAAGCGATGCCTTCTTTGAAGAGCTCAAAGAGTTCTTGAAGCAGCACATTGCCATCTACAAGCTGCCTCGAGCAATTGAATACGTCGAATCTCTGCCGAGGACGCCGACCGGCAAGTTGCTGCG
- the lptA gene encoding lipopolysaccharide transport periplasmic protein LptA, with protein sequence MEVSTAGKRNCCRLVLALVLTGLSLSGVLAGSGSTALAKAAAREQSTIHITSDHLEARQKEQQVIFSGNVVASEKDLTIQGDRLTIYYEAPETAKGKQALVGQVERIVVQGNVRISQGNRVATGEQAVYYHSGNKIVLTGEPRLQQDKDFVQGERITLFLDSKRTVVEGGENKPVEATIHRLLKSGTFGSSPGGKKSRSRDNEG encoded by the coding sequence GTGGAGGTGAGCACCGCAGGGAAGAGAAATTGCTGCCGCCTCGTTTTGGCCCTGGTGCTCACAGGACTTTCCCTGAGTGGCGTGCTTGCCGGCTCCGGCAGTACTGCTCTTGCCAAGGCCGCAGCCCGAGAGCAGAGCACGATCCACATTACCAGTGACCACCTGGAGGCCCGGCAGAAAGAGCAGCAGGTGATCTTTTCGGGTAATGTGGTTGCCAGTGAGAAAGATTTGACAATCCAGGGTGACCGGCTGACAATCTACTATGAAGCGCCCGAGACAGCAAAAGGCAAGCAAGCGCTCGTTGGCCAGGTTGAGCGGATCGTGGTGCAGGGCAATGTAAGGATCTCTCAGGGAAACCGTGTTGCCACGGGCGAACAGGCAGTTTATTATCATAGCGGCAACAAGATCGTCCTGACCGGGGAGCCGCGCTTGCAGCAGGACAAGGATTTCGTTCAGGGAGAACGCATTACCCTTTTCCTCGACAGTAAAAGAACCGTTGTGGAAGGAGGAGAGAACAAACCTGTTGAAGCAACAATACATAGACTCCTCAAGAGCGGCACTTTCGGTAGCAGCCCAGGCGGCAAAAAGAGCCGCAGCCGCGACAATGAAGGATAG
- a CDS encoding CTP synthase, translating into MANASKCKFIFVTGGVLSSLGKGLASAAMGALLESRGLRVTLQKLDPYINVDPGTMNPFQHGEVFVTDDGAETDLDLGHYERYTAAQMGKKNNFTSGSIYYSVITKERRGDYLGGTVQVIPHITDEIKQNILKITNGVDVAIVEIGGTVGDIEGLPFLEAIRQFKSDVGKENVIYIHLTLVPYIKAAGEVKTKPTQHSVKELRGIGIQPDILLCRTEIPLDKKIKAKIAHFCNVEPEAVITAQDVESIYEVPLRFHEEGLDDKIVQYLNIWTRAPRLERWEDLVHRLKNPRHEVTIGIVGKYIDLRESYKSLNEALVHGGVANECRVQLHYVDSELLQQEDPQKHLSQVDGILVPGGFGSRGVEGKIRAIKYARENLVPFFGICLGMQLAVVEFSRNVAALPEAHSIEFAPDTSQPVIYLMRKWYDPQKDVVHCRDEHSDLGGTMRLGAYPCILAENSNAFRAYGRRQISERHRHRYEFNNDYREVLAAKGLRFTGLSPDEQLVEIVELEDHPWFLGCQFHPEFKSRPMKPHPLFREFIRKSFENALQKDKVVAA; encoded by the coding sequence ATGGCCAACGCCAGCAAATGTAAATTCATTTTTGTTACCGGTGGTGTGCTTTCCTCGCTCGGCAAAGGACTGGCTTCAGCAGCAATGGGTGCTTTGCTGGAAAGCCGCGGCCTTCGGGTAACCCTGCAGAAACTGGATCCCTACATCAATGTGGATCCAGGGACCATGAATCCCTTTCAACACGGCGAGGTGTTCGTAACAGACGACGGTGCCGAGACTGACCTGGATCTTGGCCATTACGAACGCTATACCGCTGCCCAGATGGGCAAGAAGAACAACTTCACTTCCGGCAGCATCTATTATTCTGTGATCACTAAAGAAAGACGGGGAGACTATCTGGGCGGTACGGTGCAAGTCATCCCCCACATCACTGACGAAATCAAGCAGAACATTCTCAAGATCACCAACGGGGTGGACGTGGCTATTGTGGAGATCGGCGGCACGGTTGGTGATATTGAGGGGCTGCCTTTTCTGGAAGCGATCAGGCAGTTCAAGAGCGATGTGGGCAAGGAGAATGTCATTTACATCCATCTCACCCTGGTGCCCTACATAAAGGCAGCTGGCGAGGTGAAAACCAAACCCACCCAGCACAGCGTCAAGGAGCTTCGAGGCATCGGCATCCAGCCTGACATCCTGCTCTGCCGCACCGAGATACCATTGGACAAGAAAATCAAGGCCAAGATTGCCCATTTCTGCAATGTGGAACCAGAGGCGGTGATCACCGCCCAGGATGTGGAGAGCATTTATGAGGTTCCCCTCAGGTTTCATGAAGAGGGGCTGGATGACAAGATAGTGCAGTACCTCAATATCTGGACCAGGGCGCCCCGGCTGGAGCGCTGGGAAGATCTCGTCCATCGGTTGAAGAATCCCAGGCATGAAGTGACCATCGGCATTGTGGGTAAATACATTGATCTGCGAGAGTCCTACAAGAGTCTTAACGAAGCGCTGGTGCATGGCGGGGTGGCGAACGAATGCAGGGTGCAGCTCCACTATGTGGACTCGGAACTGTTGCAGCAGGAAGATCCGCAAAAGCATCTGTCGCAGGTAGACGGCATTCTGGTGCCGGGAGGCTTTGGCTCGCGCGGTGTAGAGGGGAAAATCAGGGCCATCAAATATGCCAGGGAGAATCTGGTTCCCTTTTTCGGCATATGCCTGGGCATGCAGCTGGCCGTGGTGGAGTTTTCTCGCAATGTGGCAGCTCTGCCAGAGGCGCACAGCATTGAATTTGCTCCTGACACGTCCCAGCCCGTCATCTATCTCATGAGAAAGTGGTATGACCCTCAGAAGGACGTTGTCCACTGCAGAGACGAGCACTCTGACCTGGGGGGCACCATGCGCCTGGGCGCTTATCCCTGCATTCTCGCTGAGAATTCCAATGCCTTCAGAGCCTATGGCCGCCGGCAGATTTCTGAAAGACACCGACACAGATACGAGTTCAACAACGACTACCGTGAGGTGCTGGCAGCCAAGGGGTTGCGTTTCACCGGGTTGTCGCCGGACGAACAGTTGGTGGAGATCGTGGAGCTCGAGGACCATCCCTGGTTTCTCGGCTGCCAGTTTCACCCGGAGTTCAAGTCCCGGCCCATGAAACCTCACCCTCTCTTCAGAGAGTTCATACGAAAGTCTTTTGAAAATGCCCTCCAGAAAGACAAGGTGGTGGCAGCCTGA
- the kdsA gene encoding 3-deoxy-8-phosphooctulonate synthase, with amino-acid sequence MHTIQLPQCSLGGGDLFFIAGPCVIESAAATLTAAATVKKVADEYGLPAIFKSSYDKANRTSHTSYRGPGLQEGLQVLQEVRQQYGLPVTADVHGVEEVAAAAEVLDIIQIPAFLCRQTDLLLEAAATGKPVNVKKGQFLSATDMAHVAAKIQARGNQQIILTERGTTFGYHNLVVDMRSLQIMRQYGLVVFDATHSVQLPGGAGQCSSGERGFVGTLARAAVAAGVDGIFLEIHENPDCALCDGPNSIGFDELERLLGVLLKIHRAVKWQDSP; translated from the coding sequence ATGCACACCATACAGCTCCCCCAGTGTTCTCTAGGCGGTGGTGATCTGTTTTTCATTGCCGGGCCGTGCGTCATCGAGAGCGCCGCTGCCACCCTGACCGCTGCCGCCACTGTAAAGAAGGTGGCCGACGAGTATGGGCTGCCAGCAATATTCAAGAGTTCTTACGATAAGGCCAACCGCACTTCCCACACCTCCTATCGAGGACCTGGTCTGCAGGAAGGTTTGCAGGTGCTGCAGGAGGTTCGGCAGCAGTATGGCCTGCCAGTGACTGCAGATGTCCACGGCGTAGAGGAGGTGGCAGCGGCAGCTGAAGTGCTCGACATTATCCAGATTCCTGCCTTTCTCTGTCGGCAGACGGATCTGCTGCTGGAGGCGGCAGCAACAGGCAAGCCTGTCAACGTCAAGAAGGGCCAATTTCTTTCTGCCACAGACATGGCCCATGTGGCTGCCAAGATACAGGCGCGGGGCAATCAGCAGATTATCCTTACAGAACGGGGAACCACCTTCGGCTACCACAATCTGGTAGTCGACATGCGTTCCCTGCAAATTATGCGGCAATACGGCCTGGTTGTCTTCGATGCCACCCACAGTGTCCAGCTTCCCGGCGGCGCCGGGCAGTGCTCCTCAGGTGAGCGCGGTTTTGTCGGCACCCTGGCGCGAGCTGCGGTTGCCGCCGGAGTGGACGGCATCTTCCTGGAAATTCATGAGAATCCTGATTGTGCACTCTGTGATGGCCCCAACTCCATTGGCTTCGACGAACTGGAGCGCCTTCTGGGTGTGTTGTTGAAGATTCATCGGGCAGTAAAGTGGCAGGATAGTCCATGA
- the lptC gene encoding LPS export ABC transporter periplasmic protein LptC codes for MQQQKWRQLRSFRWFIGLAMILVAGVVVVTMESGTGKSPEDLLAANPAPDDKANVTLDQLDFSDVSEGKASWTLKASQARYYKEQQVTAFTNVQAVFYMKDGSRVELRGDEGTLHNDTRDVEIKGEVRVKVGDQYRLTTERLFYSNKERSITTPDPVVIEGQGIFVRGRGMILALDSHSLRIMNQVEARMQAPSLTL; via the coding sequence ATGCAGCAGCAAAAGTGGCGGCAACTGCGCAGCTTCCGGTGGTTTATTGGACTTGCCATGATCCTTGTGGCTGGGGTGGTAGTTGTGACAATGGAGTCAGGCACCGGCAAAAGCCCCGAGGATCTGCTTGCCGCGAACCCCGCCCCGGACGACAAGGCGAATGTGACCCTCGATCAGCTAGACTTTTCCGATGTGAGCGAAGGAAAAGCCAGTTGGACCCTGAAGGCCTCCCAGGCTCGCTACTACAAGGAGCAGCAAGTGACGGCCTTCACCAACGTGCAGGCGGTCTTCTACATGAAGGACGGCAGCAGGGTGGAATTGCGGGGTGATGAAGGAACCCTGCACAATGACACCAGGGATGTGGAAATAAAGGGCGAAGTGAGAGTAAAGGTTGGCGACCAGTATCGTCTGACCACGGAGCGGCTTTTTTATTCCAACAAGGAGCGCTCTATTACCACTCCTGATCCAGTAGTCATAGAGGGACAGGGAATTTTCGTCAGAGGCAGGGGCATGATATTGGCTCTCGACAGCCACAGCCTCAGGATAATGAACCAGGTCGAGGCCCGCATGCAGGCTCCATCGCTGACTCTGTAA
- the lptB gene encoding LPS export ABC transporter ATP-binding protein — protein sequence MKDSLVAQDLVKSFHRRRVVNGINLTVQQGEIVGLLGPNGAGKTTTFYMMVGLIAPDSGKVLLNGQEITRQPMYLRARWGVTYLPQEPSIFRKLTVRDNLMAILETMNLTRQERNQRLEQLLDELNVAHLARNRGDSLSGGERRRVEITRALVTCPTFLLMDEPFAGIDPLSVVDLQKVISRLKDKSIGLLISDHNVRETLKVCDRAYILHQGTILEEGDAEQIASSPVARRFYLGDEFSL from the coding sequence ATGAAGGATAGCCTGGTGGCCCAGGACCTGGTGAAGAGTTTTCACCGCCGCCGGGTGGTAAACGGGATCAACCTGACGGTGCAGCAGGGTGAAATTGTCGGGCTGCTCGGACCGAATGGTGCCGGCAAGACCACCACTTTCTACATGATGGTGGGCCTGATTGCACCTGACAGCGGCAAGGTGCTGCTCAATGGTCAGGAGATAACCAGACAACCAATGTACCTCAGGGCGCGGTGGGGTGTCACCTACCTGCCGCAGGAGCCGTCGATATTCCGCAAACTCACGGTTCGAGACAACCTAATGGCCATTCTGGAGACCATGAACCTTACAAGGCAGGAGAGAAACCAGAGGCTGGAACAACTGCTCGATGAGTTGAATGTGGCGCATCTTGCTCGCAATCGAGGCGATTCCCTCTCCGGAGGTGAACGGCGGCGGGTGGAAATTACCCGGGCTCTGGTGACCTGCCCGACCTTTTTGCTCATGGACGAACCTTTTGCTGGCATTGATCCGCTGTCAGTGGTAGACCTGCAGAAAGTCATTTCTCGGCTGAAAGACAAGAGCATTGGCTTGCTCATATCGGATCATAATGTGAGGGAGACCTTGAAGGTGTGTGATCGGGCCTACATCCTGCATCAGGGAACGATTCTGGAGGAAGGTGATGCAGAACAGATAGCCTCGAGCCCGGTTGCCCGACGTTTCTATCTGGGTGACGAATTCAGTCTATAG
- a CDS encoding PTS sugar transporter subunit IIA produces MKILDILHKESIIPELRAQNKKEVLEELTTALLRHKQSLDKDALVEVLLEREKLGSTGIGDGIAIPHGKVSDLDELLLSFGRSVQGVDFDSMDGRPTHLFFLLVAPENSAGVHLRALAKISRLLKSAHFRKRLMDASTTEEIFHIIQEEDKEF; encoded by the coding sequence GTGAAGATATTGGATATCCTCCACAAAGAAAGCATCATTCCTGAACTGCGCGCTCAGAATAAAAAGGAGGTGCTGGAAGAACTGACAACGGCGCTCCTGCGCCACAAGCAGAGTCTCGACAAGGATGCCCTGGTGGAGGTACTGCTGGAAAGAGAGAAGCTCGGCAGTACTGGAATCGGCGATGGCATTGCCATCCCGCACGGAAAAGTCTCGGATCTCGATGAACTGCTGCTGTCATTCGGGCGCAGTGTCCAGGGTGTAGATTTTGATTCCATGGACGGCAGACCGACCCATTTATTCTTCCTGCTGGTGGCGCCTGAGAACTCAGCCGGGGTTCACCTGCGGGCACTGGCCAAGATCTCGCGCCTGCTCAAGAGTGCCCATTTCCGCAAACGACTCATGGATGCCAGCACTACCGAGGAGATCTTTCATATCATCCAGGAAGAGGACAAAGAATTCTGA
- the raiA gene encoding ribosome-associated translation inhibitor RaiA: MQVSVTFRKIDASETLRNYAEEKLYRIKKYVEDPIEAHVVLSVEKFRHVAEVTINANGIRIKGAQQTEDMYSAIDMAVDKLESQIKKYRERLKQHKGDGGARSQVFTLTAGGEEGFEEDQGPQIIKTEQVYAKPMDLDEAVMQMELAEGEFLVFTNSRTKHINVLYRRKDGNYGLIEPVV, from the coding sequence ATGCAGGTTTCAGTTACTTTCAGGAAGATTGATGCATCGGAGACACTCCGTAACTATGCTGAAGAGAAGCTTTACCGCATTAAAAAATACGTCGAAGATCCCATAGAGGCGCATGTGGTTCTTTCGGTGGAAAAGTTTCGCCATGTTGCTGAGGTAACGATCAATGCCAACGGTATCAGGATAAAGGGCGCCCAGCAAACCGAGGATATGTATTCCGCTATAGACATGGCTGTTGACAAGCTGGAGTCACAGATCAAGAAATACAGGGAGAGGCTCAAACAGCACAAGGGAGACGGTGGGGCCAGATCCCAGGTATTTACTCTGACCGCCGGTGGAGAGGAGGGATTCGAAGAGGACCAGGGTCCACAGATCATCAAGACCGAACAGGTGTATGCCAAACCAATGGACCTGGACGAGGCTGTCATGCAGATGGAACTGGCAGAGGGAGAATTTTTGGTCTTTACCAATAGCAGGACAAAGCATATAAACGTTCTTTACCGCCGTAAAGACGGCAATTATGGTCTCATCGAACCGGTGGTGTAG
- the rpoN gene encoding RNA polymerase factor sigma-54, with product MAIELRQQLKLAQQLIMTPQLQQAIKLLQLSRLELLETITEELESNPLLEEVQEGPPEQESAAYESKQAKKDEPVSEVTIEEKPREDFDWEAYLGEYSTSPRTSREYEYAPELPALESRLTKKPSLDAHLRWQLHLSRLNDEQKEVGDLIIGNLDRDGYLKAEVEEIAAMCGSSVPFVEEVLQFIQQEFDPPGVAARDLQECLLIQANNLQLEDDLVVTIIKEHLRNLECKNYQAIVKATGRSPEEIQAAIEIITQLEPKPGQAFNEEEIQYISPDIYVFKVDDDFVIVLNEDGLPKLRVNPFYRDALSKDGMVSETTRDYIQNKLRSAAWLIKSIHQRQRTIYRVAESLVKFQREFFEKGIAHLKPLVLRDVAEDLEMHESTISRVTTNKYMHTPQGVFELKYFFNSSISSLTGGSVASESVKERIRQIVQNEDPRKPYSDKAIVEILRRENIDIARRTVAKYRELLGILPSNLRKQPVWGPSKRKKRT from the coding sequence ATGGCAATCGAACTGAGACAGCAGCTCAAACTGGCACAGCAATTGATCATGACGCCGCAATTGCAGCAGGCCATCAAGCTTCTGCAACTGTCACGCCTGGAACTGTTGGAGACCATCACCGAAGAACTCGAGAGCAATCCACTTCTAGAAGAGGTGCAGGAGGGACCGCCCGAGCAGGAAAGTGCCGCCTATGAAAGCAAGCAGGCCAAGAAGGATGAGCCCGTCTCAGAGGTCACTATTGAAGAGAAGCCCAGGGAGGATTTCGACTGGGAGGCCTATCTGGGGGAATACAGCACCAGCCCCCGCACCTCGAGAGAATACGAGTACGCCCCAGAATTGCCGGCGCTCGAGAGCCGTCTCACCAAGAAGCCCTCATTGGATGCGCACCTTCGCTGGCAGCTCCATCTTTCCCGCCTGAATGATGAACAGAAAGAGGTGGGAGACCTCATTATCGGCAACCTGGACAGGGACGGCTATCTCAAGGCTGAAGTGGAAGAGATTGCTGCCATGTGCGGCAGCAGCGTGCCCTTTGTGGAGGAGGTCCTGCAGTTCATCCAGCAGGAGTTCGACCCTCCGGGTGTGGCAGCCAGAGATCTGCAAGAGTGTCTACTTATCCAGGCCAATAATTTGCAGCTTGAAGATGACCTGGTGGTTACCATCATCAAGGAGCACCTGCGGAATCTGGAGTGCAAGAACTACCAGGCCATTGTCAAGGCCACGGGCCGGAGTCCCGAAGAGATTCAAGCGGCCATCGAGATCATCACCCAGCTGGAACCCAAGCCGGGTCAGGCATTCAACGAGGAAGAGATCCAGTACATCAGCCCTGACATCTATGTCTTCAAGGTGGACGACGACTTTGTCATTGTCCTGAACGAAGACGGCTTGCCCAAGCTGAGGGTCAACCCCTTTTATCGCGACGCTTTGAGCAAGGACGGCATGGTCTCCGAGACAACCAGGGACTATATTCAGAATAAACTGCGCTCGGCAGCCTGGCTGATAAAAAGTATTCATCAGAGGCAGCGCACCATCTACCGGGTGGCAGAGAGCCTGGTGAAGTTCCAGCGAGAGTTTTTCGAGAAAGGCATTGCCCACCTCAAGCCACTGGTGCTGCGCGATGTGGCTGAAGATCTCGAAATGCACGAGTCCACCATAAGTCGAGTAACCACCAACAAATACATGCATACCCCCCAGGGGGTGTTCGAACTCAAGTACTTTTTCAATTCTTCCATAAGCAGTCTCACGGGCGGCTCCGTGGCCTCTGAAAGCGTCAAAGAGCGCATAAGACAGATTGTCCAGAACGAGGATCCACGCAAGCCTTACAGTGACAAGGCCATAGTGGAAATATTGCGGCGGGAAAACATTGATATTGCCCGCCGAACCGTGGCCAAGTACCGTGAATTGCTTGGTATTTTACCGTCAAATCTCCGCAAGCAGCCGGTGTGGGGGCCGAGCAAGCGCAAGAAACGTACTTGA